Part of the Deltaproteobacteria bacterium genome is shown below.
GTGCGATTGCTGCAGCGTCGATGCCTCGGTTGTTTCACGTCACTTAAAGGTCCTCACGCAAGAGGGTATTGTGACGGTTGAAAAGCAAGGACGCGAAAGAAATTACTCACTGAACCGTGCTTATGTGGCTCAGCGCTTGAGAGTGCTTGCCGACAGGGTAGAATTTAACCAGGAGGAATCATGACTAAAGAAAAATGTAATTGTAAATGTAATTGTAAATGTAATTGTAAATGTAACTCAGCCCCATGCTGTACTGAAAAAACGTGTGAATGTTGTGCCGATAAATGTTGCTGTGAATAGAGAAACATCAACTTTATTCGGCCCAGTGACCACCTAAGAGGCCACCCGGTTTTATTGAGTTTCATGAATGCTGCACCTTAGGTGTAATTCTTCTGCTTCTTTGACCCGGGCTATAAAATTGAGGAAACTTAGGAGGAACATGGTTCCTTTTAAGGTCATACGTCGATTGGCATTAGGTGACACACCGAGGGTTGCCCAGGAGCGTTTGGTCCGTGAGATACACACGGTCCGCATTCTGGGCAACTGCCTCTATTCGGCTGGGTCTACTTTCATTTTCCTCGAATCCACGGCGCCGTTGGCGTATTTGGCTTTTCCTTGGTTCGTGAGTCTCATTTTACCATGGGTCTTCAGTTTCTTCGCTTTAAGAA
Proteins encoded:
- a CDS encoding helix-turn-helix transcriptional regulator, encoding MSNVEIQELANLLKALGEFNRLSLVYELCQCKKPQNAMCLCDCCSVDASVVSRHLKVLTQEGIVTVEKQGRERNYSLNRAYVAQRLRVLADRVEFNQEES